The Montipora foliosa isolate CH-2021 chromosome 1, ASM3666993v2, whole genome shotgun sequence genome has a window encoding:
- the LOC137977955 gene encoding uncharacterized protein, translating to MAISWQFVATKSQRFRTCSNFEAIYWRFFHFESNKDLLWCTPEGSLSQNMADVVCNTSAKKSPKKGESSKGSKKTWSPSEEEYLISRWAQADCLFNTCSADYKRQEKKIAARVDIQRALNDQFGSTFTEEDIKGKMKNLRTQYGKELGKVKASTSSGSGTIEVYIPTWKYYDQLHFLRDSITPVKTRPTPGISGSLADPRLVQVDVEEDEESLVSQTTFETPKSAKSVAKIHKKMEDKVLEKSLSVLEDVTNKRKIPMEEDGDIIFGKHVCQSLKDIKDKRSKELVKLKIQQLLFEAQFGNNLQDTACNISCSWDSPYQQRLY from the exons ATGGCGATTTCGTGGCAATTTGTCGCCACAAAATCGCAGCGATTTCGAACATGCTCGAATTTTGAGGCGATTTACTGGCGATTTTTTCACTTTGAGAGTAACAAAGACCTACTTTGGTGTACCCCCGAGGGCAGTTTGTCACAAAACATGGCGGACGTTGTTTGCAACACGTCCGCAAAAAAGTCGCCGAAAAAAGGAGAAAGCTCCAAAGGAAGCAAGAAAACTTGGTCGCCTTCAGAAGAAGAATATTTAATAAGCCGTTGGGCACAGGCAGACTGCCTCTTTAATACATGTTCGGCAGACTACAAGCGGCAGGAGAAGAAAATCGCTGCAAGAGTAGACATTCAGCGAGCACTTAACGATCAGTTTGGTAGCACGTTTACCG agGAAGACATCAAAGGCAAGATGAAGAATTTAAGAACACAGTATGGCAAGGAGCTGGGAAAGGTTAAGGCCTCAACTTCTAGTGGTTCAGGAACAATTGAGGTGTACATACCAACTTGGAAGTACTATGATCAACTGCACTTTTTAAGAGATAGTATTACACCAGTCAAGACCAGACCAACCCCTGGAATTTCTGGCAGTTTAGCTGACCCTAGACTAGTTCAGGTTGATGTAGAGGAGGATGAGGAGAGTCTGGTCTCTCAAACCACATTTGAGAcaccaaaatcagcaaaatcagtGGCCAAAATCCACAAAAAGATGGAAGACAAGGTGTTAGAAAAATCTCTTTCTGTGTTGGAAGATGTtactaataaaagaaaaatacccaTGGAAGAGGATGGAGACATAATTTTTGGAAAGCATGTATGCCAGTCTTTAAAAGACATCAAGGACAAACGAAGCAAAGAGCTAGTGAAATTGAAGATCCAGCAGCTACTTTTTGAAGCTCAGTTTGGTAACAATTTACAAGACACTGCTTGTAACATCAGTTGTTCTTGGGACAGCCCATATCAGCAGAGGCTTTACTGA